Genomic segment of Deltaproteobacteria bacterium:
GCAACGAAAAGATTGGTGAGAGAAAAAACAAGATGAACATAGCTATAAAAGCATATGCCGTTAGTTCTGTGAGTCTTTGAAGCACCTTTGGGGCTACATTAAATGCCTCTATATCAACCTTATCGCAAGTACCCGATAATATGTTTCTTGTAATTTCAACAGCCTTGGTCTCTTCTTCAGAGCCTGGAACCCTGGGACCGCATGATTTTACAATGTTCTCTATATACCCGTTTAACATAGTTCCTCCGATTTTTTACCTTTTTCTCTGATAAAGATTTACATAATAGTTATGACTTTTTAATGTTCTCGTAAACATGTGGGTCCCATTATTTTTTGAAACGAAATAAAGATAATCCACATGCGCGGGGTAGAGTGCCGCAAGTATAGAATCTTTACCCGGGTTACATATAGGACCAGGCGGCAAGCCGCTTATTGTATAGGTATTGTATTTATTTTTCTCTCTTAGATCGTGCATGGTAATCCTGCTGTTCTTTAAATGTAATCCGTATATAACGGTAGGATCCGATTGCAGCCTCATATGACGTTTAAGCCTGTTATAAAAAACTGCGGAGACCAGGTACCGTTCTTCAGGATTGCTTGTTTCTTTTTCTATCATAGAAGCAAGCGTGATAATCTGAAGGTCCGTCATTCCAAGCTGTTTTGCTCTCTGCTGCATTGCAGATGTATACTCTGTCTTAAATTGATCAACCATTTTTATAAGGATATCTTTAGGTGATAGTCCTTTACTAAGCTCGTATGTGTTCGGGAAAAGGAAGCCTTCAAGCGAAGAAGCGTGTACGCCGACGCTTGCTATGAAAACCGGATCATGCGTTAACTTTATAAAATCATTTATATTTTTGAGTAATCCTCTTTGATGAAGTGTTTGCGCTATTTCCTCATCCGTATAACCTTCGGGGATTGTTACTTCATGAAGCATAACCTCGCCATTCAACAGTTTATCCATTATCGTAGTAGGTCTCATAGAACTGCTTAGCAGATACTCCCCATATTTGGTTTTGTGTGTGGCTCCCATTAGATACCCGAGCAGCTTAAAATTAACATAATCACGTACTATACGTTTCCTTATAAGTAATTTAGAAATACTGCTGAAAGATATACCCTGGGGTATTTCTATGACTGTAAATGCGGTGTTACTTTTTGCCGGGAAAATAAGGAAATGCGTAAATTGAACAGCAAAAACAATTATACACACCATTAAAAAAATACTTATATACCAGACAAACCTTTTGATCATATTCCTTTTTCTACTACAATTCCGGCATCAATTGCAATTGCTTTCTTCTTATAAATAAAGACACGGGGATAGAACAAGTTTTGCGGGAATGGCGCATCCTGA
This window contains:
- the mltG gene encoding endolytic transglycosylase MltG, whose product is MIKRFVWYISIFLMVCIIVFAVQFTHFLIFPAKSNTAFTVIEIPQGISFSSISKLLIRKRIVRDYVNFKLLGYLMGATHKTKYGEYLLSSSMRPTTIMDKLLNGEVMLHEVTIPEGYTDEEIAQTLHQRGLLKNINDFIKLTHDPVFIASVGVHASSLEGFLFPNTYELSKGLSPKDILIKMVDQFKTEYTSAMQQRAKQLGMTDLQIITLASMIEKETSNPEERYLVSAVFYNRLKRHMRLQSDPTVIYGLHLKNSRITMHDLREKNKYNTYTISGLPPGPICNPGKDSILAALYPAHVDYLYFVSKNNGTHMFTRTLKSHNYYVNLYQRKR